The genomic region GTAGAGATACTCGCGGATCCATGTGGACAGGGAAATGTGCCATCGCCGCCAGAACTCGGTGATGCTCGTCGCGATGTACGGACGATTGAAATTCTCGAGCAGGCGAAACCCCATCATACGGGCCAAACCGATCGCCATGTCGGAATAGCCGGTAAAATCAAAATAGATTTGCAGCGTGAAGCACACCGTGCCGAGCCAGGCATTGAGCGTCCCCAGGTCGGCGGCGGACAGGCCGAACACCTGGTCCACGGCTTCCTGCATGGTATCTGCCAGCAGCACCTTTTTCCCGAGGCCGATCAAAAATCGTAAGAGGCCTTCGGTCACGTCTTCCAGTTGAGGGGTTCTGGCCCGCAACTGGTTGCAGATATCGTGATACTTGACGATCGGTCCGGCCAGCAGCTTGGGAAACAGAAGGACGTACAAAAGGTAGGAGGTTATCGATGACGCCGGTGGACCAAGGCGCCGGTAAATATCGACGAGATAGGTGATCTTTTCAAAGACGATGAACGACACGCCGATCGGCAACGCGACGGTCATGGCGGGGAAAGGAGTCAGGTTGAGGTTGAACAAGAGGTCATTGAGATTGTCGACAAAAAATCCGGCATACTTGAAGTATGCAAGAATACCGATGTTAAGGCAGATACCGAGAACAAGCAGCCATCGTCTTTTCTCTTCCCGGTTGGCCAGATAGAGGGCATTGCCAATGAACCAATCGCCGGAGGCGGAGAAGAGAACCACTCCGATAAACGACGGTTCCCCCCATGCGTAAAAGGCGATGCTGGAGGCAACGATGAATGGATTCCGCAGCGAGGGTTTCAGTGAAAAATAGATGACGAAGAAGAGCGGCGCAAATGCGAAGAGAAAAATCGGGGAATTAAAGAGCATGACCTTTGTCCGCGCAGCCAAGTGCGTCTTTGGACATACTCTGCCCAATATATATCAGGATTATGGGACTTCAAGCAAACCGCCTGAATCCGTCCTTGAACCGGCGGGTTCTCGTCATTGATCATCATCGAAAACGCTTTGAATGGCTGCGTCGACGGTCTGGCAGGTCGAAACCGGGCGACCGGAGATTTGGATAGGACGGGGTGGCGCTCAGGAATTGTTCTTGCTGTTGACCTCGAGGACCGTGATGGTCTTGTCTTTGGGATTCTGCTGCAGATCCCACCGGCTCCTCACGAATACCTTGGAGCCGTCGCGGCGTCGATGGACCAGTTCGCCGTACCAGAATTTTTTCTCCATCATCTCACGTTCGATCGCCGGGAGCGGCTTCGGGAACTGGGTCTTCAACAGACTGTGTGAACTCTTCCCCAATGCTTCACTGGATGTAAAGCCGTACAGCTCTTGCGCGCCCTTATTCCAATACCGAATCGTCCCGTCGGCGTCACGGACCATCAGGGCGCTGTCGTTCTGATCCAACACGACAACGTCGTCCTGCTGATCCGGGACGTTCTGGACGACGTAGGCCGGGCTGCCGTTGATCAGCGCGTCATGGATCGTTCGTGCGACCAATGCATGACCCGCATCCGACCAATGGGTATCGTCAGAAAGAAAGGGCTGGCCGTATCTCGAGACCTCATCCCTGAAGACGGGCGTCAGGTCGATGAAGTCGATCTTGGGATCGATGTCGGCGACCATCGAACGAAGCCGTGAGGGAAGATTGCTGGGCCGCCAATCCTTGGTTTTATCGGAAAACTCGATCACGCTTGGCACGTCACTATAGACTCGATACTCCGTTGGTGCGAAGACCACGACCAGTCGAAAGCCGTGCTGACGGGACAATTGATGCGCGGTTGATAGAGAGGTCCGGGTAATCGACATCGCCTCCATATGCTTGGCGGGAGTGCTGAACAGGTCGGAGATGAAATACTGCCGCGTTTCCCGTCCCTGTGCGTCTTTCACGAGCGCATAATAATCTCCGACCGCCGAAGACGATTGACATCCGTCGCGTAACCGGACGAACGTCGACAACAAATTGTTCAAGAACGAGCGTGTCCAAATCTGGCTCAGGACGCTTTGAGGCGGTCGCGACTCGGCCGTCAAATGCAAACTGTCCTCATATCGCTGGACGTCGTTGAGGTCGTTGCCTTCATAGAACACCCAGACGATCGTCTTCGGGCGCAGCGGCAGCGCAAAACGTTTTAGCACGATCAATTCCTGCTGTGGCCCGTAGCCGGAAATTCCCAGGTTGGCCACGGAGGCATGCTGAAGATTTCCTAGGACGTTGGTCATCAGGGAGTCATACGGGGTCTGCGGTGATTCAACGAAGGAATCTCCGACGACGGCGATATCCGCGGATGTCAAATCCGTCTGATTGCGGAATCCATGCTGGTCGTATCGGACATCGTATTCCCGCACATCGTTCACCATGGTGGCGCACAAGGCCTCTGCGACGTTACCTCGAACGTATTTCCCCTTCTTCTGATAGTGGGGGGTATGAATCCACACCAGTTCGGGATCCTCGACATACTGGGGAATGTTCCACCAATTGGGACTGCCGGGAGTGCTGAAGAGGTCTTGGTAGTTGACCAGGCGGAGGACAGCCGGAATTTCCAGAGCAGCCAAACACAACAAGAGCGTAACCGTGACCGTGACAAACCTGCTGCGTACTTCTTGCCGGGACACTCGGGACGTCATTCCATACAAGCCCCAGGTCACCAGGTACATGGCAATGAGGTTATCGGCGAGCTGTATGCTGTTGGTTGAGCCGGTCAGCCAGAGAAATACGTACCCGAAGCCGAAGAGAATCACGACGGCCAAGGCCAGTCTGTTCGAGAACAGGCGGGAAGCCCAAGACTTTAATCGAACGATATTCATGGCCCGCACATTCGTATTCATGCCAGACCGGCCGGCAGGACGGGACTAGCGAGATTCCTAGGTCGCCTAAAGAACGAGCGTATCCTTCTGGCGACCCATTGGCAATAGTTAAATATTATCGGTCTCACGGAGCATTCCGTGCCTATTATCACCCAGGATCGACCGTCGCCGTAGGTTGCTCCGATTTAGCAACCCCCGGTGGTTAAGGTCGGTATTCGCGGAATGGGTCGCGATATTCTTATGTGGCGGAGAGGGTGGGATTCGAACCCACGGTCCCGTTACCGGGACAGCAGTTTTCGAGACTGCCCGATTCGGCCGCTCTCGCACCTCTCCGTGTGCTGGTGAGACTGACTCTCGGCGGGACTGGCAAGCCTCCGTTCAATTCAGCAGCAACGGGAGCTTACCCTGCAAGCCGTCATTTTTCAATTGGTTTTCCTGCAGGACGCTCCTCGGGGTTTCCAAGTTCATCCCGCCATCTCATTCCCGGGATTTTTACCATGATTTTCGGGCCAAAATTGGGTTTTCTTCTTTGGTTTTGGGAGTTTGTGTACTATGTTGTGTGCTGGCGCTCGGTTTTACGAGGTAATAGCCTGGTGGGTATACTGATCAACTGATCAGGACGCTCGTCAAACGTACAGGCTATTCAAGGCCCTGTAACGCTCATATGATCCACAAGCCGGATATCCGCAGGCATCTTACCCACGCTGGAATGTTTGCCGCATGCTGATGCAGGTGCCGAGTTCCATTCACAGATTGGATGAACTCTTCTTCTGGCGTTGCGGCCGAGAACCGCAGGCGACGGCCTACACGTATCTTCGGGACGATCTCGAGCTCGGTGGACAGTATACCTATGAGCAGCTTGCCGGACTGGTCCGTCGGTTGGCGGCACAGCTCGAGCGCCAGGCTGAGCCTGGCGCTCGAGTCCTTTTGCTGTTTTCTCCTGGGCTCGACATGGTGTGTGCGTTTTGGGCATCGATCCTGGCCGGCCTGATTCCGGTTCCTGCGCCGCCGCCCGACCCACTCAGAACAAAGAACAGCCTGCCAGCACTACTGGCCATTGTCGAGGATGCGTCGGTCTCGCTCGTTATAACCACGTCGGCGGGCCGGGCGACACTCGCGGATGCGTCTAATGGGGTCGGTATTGCACTTTCGAACGTGATTTCGCTCGACCAGCTTTACGAATCCCCGGTATCCGAAATTCGGAGGCAAACTCCGCAAACGGAGAAGAATTTGTCGATCGCCTATCTCCAATACACCTCAGGATCGACGACCGGACCGCGCGGGGTCATGATCTCTCATGACAACGTGCTGGCACAATGTCATGGATTGACGCTCTCGGCAGCGGTCGGTTCGGAAAGCCGATCGCTCTGTTGGTTGCCGTATTATCACGATTACGGTCTGGTCCACGGGATCATCGCACCGTTTTATGCCGGGATTCCTGCGTTTCTCATGTCCCCGGTGACTTTCCTCCGCCGTCCCCTCCGCTGGCTCGAGGCCATCAGTCGCTGGAATATTTCCCACAGCGGCGCTCCCAATTTTGCCTACGAAGCCTGTGTGCAAGCACGAGCCAAACAGTCGGACAAGCGATCTGATTGGCATGCTGAATTAAGCGGTTGGA from Nitrospira japonica harbors:
- a CDS encoding MBOAT family O-acyltransferase, translated to MLFNSPIFLFAFAPLFFVIYFSLKPSLRNPFIVASSIAFYAWGEPSFIGVVLFSASGDWFIGNALYLANREEKRRWLLVLGICLNIGILAYFKYAGFFVDNLNDLLFNLNLTPFPAMTVALPIGVSFIVFEKITYLVDIYRRLGPPASSITSYLLYVLLFPKLLAGPIVKYHDICNQLRARTPQLEDVTEGLLRFLIGLGKKVLLADTMQEAVDQVFGLSAADLGTLNAWLGTVCFTLQIYFDFTGYSDMAIGLARMMGFRLLENFNRPYIATSITEFWRRWHISLSTWIREYLYIPLGGNRVPAWRMYCNLWLCFVLCGLWHGASWTFVLWGVFHGTLLIVDKIWWLEAQKSLPRLLNVLTTFLLVMFGWVVFRAESFDQALFYFQALLGLTSSEGTFIYLGNNVKAAMAAGLLICFLPATPWLERWKSAVVAWPWKQECQLGLALVLLVISVAKISITTFNPFMYFRF
- a CDS encoding alginate O-acetyltransferase AlgX-related protein, with the translated sequence MNIVRLKSWASRLFSNRLALAVVILFGFGYVFLWLTGSTNSIQLADNLIAMYLVTWGLYGMTSRVSRQEVRSRFVTVTVTLLLCLAALEIPAVLRLVNYQDLFSTPGSPNWWNIPQYVEDPELVWIHTPHYQKKGKYVRGNVAEALCATMVNDVREYDVRYDQHGFRNQTDLTSADIAVVGDSFVESPQTPYDSLMTNVLGNLQHASVANLGISGYGPQQELIVLKRFALPLRPKTIVWVFYEGNDLNDVQRYEDSLHLTAESRPPQSVLSQIWTRSFLNNLLSTFVRLRDGCQSSSAVGDYYALVKDAQGRETRQYFISDLFSTPAKHMEAMSITRTSLSTAHQLSRQHGFRLVVVFAPTEYRVYSDVPSVIEFSDKTKDWRPSNLPSRLRSMVADIDPKIDFIDLTPVFRDEVSRYGQPFLSDDTHWSDAGHALVARTIHDALINGSPAYVVQNVPDQQDDVVVLDQNDSALMVRDADGTIRYWNKGAQELYGFTSSEALGKSSHSLLKTQFPKPLPAIEREMMEKKFWYGELVHRRRDGSKVFVRSRWDLQQNPKDKTITVLEVNSKNNS